The proteins below come from a single Thunnus thynnus chromosome 10, fThuThy2.1, whole genome shotgun sequence genomic window:
- the LOC137191611 gene encoding uncharacterized protein isoform X4, whose product MSGHFLLSFCVLGYLFSNVRAWVVKMPSHIKGMKGSCLVIPCTFDYYQYPPMRPDRVVWYQYVNRGYPLVYDNWYPNAVIWIFNGKTSKYPSKYGKDCSLQINPVDWHHHRQKIYPWVDPENVGKSTYRFYDTTVTIEVVDRAEKPVITISGDMKVGQSVTVQCSVYHTCPTYPPKLSLNIPGRTRLTHSSLSDGTSKTTLTIKLNIVRDQQTVECDVRHTGGRTAKASRTFYAQCSILPLTISDTSEEFLEGYPKKITCTSSYTCSQHKPTLTWNDGSMPASTTDIKSGNAQWQTVSTLTFTASTNDHGRSLTCYARFNGGETQQTSITLRVKRNMLSRGWSFTTPGSITGMRGSCVIIPCRFTYSTSQPADLQVIWFLYQSNGYPPVFSQRQDVISKFRGITSLTGSVSEGNCSLKIESLEMSHNQERLYPWVDKNPITSYHTQGFTFYDKTTQLIVSDHAQDPQLSLNGIPRVGEQSTVSCSVQHTCLSLPPILSLTGIPGTDHVMDTLVSDEIWERKVERTWSVTEENQGVKCTVSYHGGQKATSELKLNVQCPYDDIRMDEWQGEATEGVAKSVICSVSYKCEKNTPNIVWNYKNMQYSLHTEEISSNTYKTVSNLTFIGSLEDDGKSLTCTARFITGETSDSVTLHIKKYEKPIEETDPHERDMLSNLAADVPFRFTALTRSCVVIPCSFEHHEVLPMTRGIWSKKAGGVVYHNGKSNVLDHFKDRTKLLGHLQEGNCSLEIDDIKPFDNGPFCFHAERGNDGYKFNNSCVFIVMKASPDKPVMTPVPAEVDAGSTITVSCSVTHTCSSHPPVFSWSVHELTTEVTHTWTPQGIWETTSTITFTAAGGDGPQDLTCTAMFWRGKQQASTVKLNVKGSLMYQLRRSLPVATPVSILVLIIITLAAVFGVVIYRRRRHTDDSMRPPPRPEKRRSLWGRLSR is encoded by the exons ATGTCTGGCCATTTCCTCCTGAGCTTCTGTGTTCTAG GATACCTTTTCAGCAATGTCAGGGCTTGGGTTGTAAAGATGCCAAGCCATATCAAAGGGATGAAGGGTTCCTGCCTTGTCATCCCTTGCACATTTGACTACTATCAATACCCACCCATGAGACCAGACCGTGTGGTTTGGTACCAGTATGTGAACCGCGGATATCCTTTGGTTTATGACAATTGGTATCCAAATGCTGTCATTTGGATATTTAACGGCAAAACAAGTAAATATCCCTCAAAATATGGCAAAGACTGCAGTCTTCAAATCAACCCAGTGGATTGGCATCACCACAGACAGAAGATCTACCCCTGGGTAGATCCAGAGAATGTTGGGAAGAGTACCTACCGATTCTATGATACAACTGTAACAATTGAAGTAGTGG ACAGGGCAGAGAAACCAGTAATTACGATCTCTGGAGACATGAAGGTGGGACAGTCTGTGACAGTGCAATGCAGTGTTTATCACACCTGTCCCACATATCCACCAAAGCTGAGTCTCAACATCCCAGGACGCACCCGTCTCACTCATAGTTCCCTGTCTGATGGCACATCCAAAACCACCTTGACAATCAAGCTGAACATAGTGAGAGACCAGCAAACTGTGGAGTGTGACGTTCGACACACTGGTGGTCGCACTGCAAAAGCGTCTCGAACCTTTTATgctcaat GCTCCATTTTACCACTGACTATCAGCGATACATCAGAAGAATTTCTTGAGGGATATCCCAAAAAAATAACCTGCACTTCCTCATACACATGCTCTCAACATAAACCAACTCTCACATGGAACGATGGTAGCATGCCAGCCTCCACTACTGACATCAAGAGTGGAAATGCTCAGTGGCAAACTGTCTCCACGCTGACATTCACAGCATCAACTAATGACCATGGAAGATCTCTGACATGCTATGCACGCTTCAATGGAGGAGAGACGCAGCAAACAAGCATTACCCTACGAGTTAAGA GAAATATGCTGTCCCGGGGTTGGTCCTTCACCACCCCTGGCAGCATCACAGGTATGAGAGGTTCCTGTGTCATCATTCCTTGCAGATTCACTTACAGTACCTCTCAACCGGCTGACCTCCAAGTTATATGGTTCTTGTACCAGAGCAATGGATACCCACCTGTATTTAGCCAAAGACAGGATGTTATTAGTAAGTTTCGTGGGATAACCAGCTTGACTGGATCTGTGAGCGAGGGGAATTGTAGTCTTAAGATTGAGAGCCTAGAGATGTCACACAACCAGGAGAGACTTTATCCATGGGTGGATAAGAACCCAATTACCTCCTACCACACCCAAGGTTTCACATTTTATGATAAAACGACTCAACTTATTGTTTCAG ACCATGCCCAGGACCCACAGCTGAGTCTCAATGGTATCCCCAGGGTGGGAGAGCAGAGCACAGTGTCCTGCAGTGTGCAGCAtacatgtctctctcttccaccCATCCTGAGTCTAACTGGCATACCTGGAACCGACCATGTTATGGACACTCTGGTATCTGATGAGATTTGGGAGAGGAAAGTGGAGCGAACATGGAGTGTAACAGAGGAAAACCAGGGTGTGAAGTGTACTGTTAGTTACCATGGTGGTCAGAAAGCCACAAGTGAGCTCAAGCTCAATGTCCAAT GTCCGTATGACGACATCAGGATGGATGAGTGGCAAGGCGAGGCGACAGAGGGTGTGgcaaagagtgtgatttgcTCTGTTTCCTACAAGTGCGagaaaaatacaccaaacaTTGTGTGGaattacaaaaacatgcagtatTCATTACACACTGAAGAAATCTCTAGCAACACCTACAAAACAGTGTCAAATCTAACCTTCATTGGCTCTCTAGAGGATGATGGTAAATCTTTGACCTGCACTGCTCGGTTTATCACTGGGGAGACTTCAGACTCTGTAACACTTCATATAAAAA AATATGAAAAACCAATTGAAGAAACAGATCCACATGAAAGAGACA TGTTGAGCAATCTGGCTGCTGACGTTCCTTTCAGATTCACCGCCCTTACCCGCTCCTGTGTGGTGATTCCCTGCAGCTTCGAGCACCACGAGGTTCTGCCTATGACACGTGGGATCTGGTCCAAAAAAGCCGGGGGTGTTGTCTATCATAATGGCAAGAGCAATGTGCTTGACCATTTCAAGGATCGCACCAAACTATTAGGACATCTGCAGGAGGGAAACTGCTCACTAGAGATTGATGACATCAAGCCCTTTGACAATGGGCCCTTCTGTTTCCAtgcagagagaggaaacgaTGGATACAAATTCAACaacagctgtgtttttattgttatgaaaG CTTCCCCAGACAAACCAGTGATGACCCCAGTCCCAGCAGAAGTCGATGCTGGCTCTACAATCACTGTCTCGTGTTCTGTAACGCACACATGTTCCTCACATCCTCCAGTGTTCTCATGGAGTGTCCATGAACTCACCACTGAGGTCACACACACCTGGACGCCGCAAGGCATCTGGGAGACAACTTCCACAATCACTTTcacagctgctggaggagacgGACCCCAAGACCTAACTTGCACTGCCATGTTCTGGCGTGGAAAGCAACAAGCCAGCACAGTCAAACTGAATGTGAAGG gATCCCTGATGTACCAGTTGAGAAGAAGTCTCCCAGTAGCTACTCCAGTCTCAATTCTAGTTCTGATTATTATCACCTTAGCTGCAGTGTTTGGAGTAGTCATCTATAGGAGAAG GAGGCATACTGATGATTCTATGAGACCACCTCCTCGACCAGAGAAAAG GAGATCGCTATGGGGTAGATTATCCAGGTAA
- the LOC137191611 gene encoding uncharacterized protein isoform X1: MSGHFLLSFCVLGYLFSNVRAWVVKMPSHIKGMKGSCLVIPCTFDYYQYPPMRPDRVVWYQYVNRGYPLVYDNWYPNAVIWIFNGKTSKYPSKYGKDCSLQINPVDWHHHRQKIYPWVDPENVGKSTYRFYDTTVTIEVVDRAEKPVITISGDMKVGQSVTVQCSVYHTCPTYPPKLSLNIPGRTRLTHSSLSDGTSKTTLTIKLNIVRDQQTVECDVRHTGGRTAKASRTFYAQCSILPLTISDTSEEFLEGYPKKITCTSSYTCSQHKPTLTWNDGSMPASTTDIKSGNAQWQTVSTLTFTASTNDHGRSLTCYARFNGGETQQTSITLRVKRNMLSRGWSFTTPGSITGMRGSCVIIPCRFTYSTSQPADLQVIWFLYQSNGYPPVFSQRQDVISKFRGITSLTGSVSEGNCSLKIESLEMSHNQERLYPWVDKNPITSYHTQGFTFYDKTTQLIVSDHAQDPQLSLNGIPRVGEQSTVSCSVQHTCLSLPPILSLTGIPGTDHVMDTLVSDEIWERKVERTWSVTEENQGVKCTVSYHGGQKATSELKLNVQCPYDDIRMDEWQGEATEGVAKSVICSVSYKCEKNTPNIVWNYKNMQYSLHTEEISSNTYKTVSNLTFIGSLEDDGKSLTCTARFITGETSDSVTLHIKKYEKPIEETDPHERDMLSNLAADVPFRFTALTRSCVVIPCSFEHHEVLPMTRGIWSKKAGGVVYHNGKSNVLDHFKDRTKLLGHLQEGNCSLEIDDIKPFDNGPFCFHAERGNDGYKFNNSCVFIVMKASPDKPVMTPVPAEVDAGSTITVSCSVTHTCSSHPPVFSWSVHELTTEVTHTWTPQGIWETTSTITFTAAGGDGPQDLTCTAMFWRGKQQASTVKLNVKGSLMYQLRRSLPVATPVSILVLIIITLAAVFGVVIYRRRRHTDDSMRPPPRPEKRRSLWGRLSRHSIWSRFSRRADDGRIGWQAERKPKNNTTTINYDPPISKRFPSPKDNRRPPRPAKPEVNYAVVSGNAQITCT; the protein is encoded by the exons ATGTCTGGCCATTTCCTCCTGAGCTTCTGTGTTCTAG GATACCTTTTCAGCAATGTCAGGGCTTGGGTTGTAAAGATGCCAAGCCATATCAAAGGGATGAAGGGTTCCTGCCTTGTCATCCCTTGCACATTTGACTACTATCAATACCCACCCATGAGACCAGACCGTGTGGTTTGGTACCAGTATGTGAACCGCGGATATCCTTTGGTTTATGACAATTGGTATCCAAATGCTGTCATTTGGATATTTAACGGCAAAACAAGTAAATATCCCTCAAAATATGGCAAAGACTGCAGTCTTCAAATCAACCCAGTGGATTGGCATCACCACAGACAGAAGATCTACCCCTGGGTAGATCCAGAGAATGTTGGGAAGAGTACCTACCGATTCTATGATACAACTGTAACAATTGAAGTAGTGG ACAGGGCAGAGAAACCAGTAATTACGATCTCTGGAGACATGAAGGTGGGACAGTCTGTGACAGTGCAATGCAGTGTTTATCACACCTGTCCCACATATCCACCAAAGCTGAGTCTCAACATCCCAGGACGCACCCGTCTCACTCATAGTTCCCTGTCTGATGGCACATCCAAAACCACCTTGACAATCAAGCTGAACATAGTGAGAGACCAGCAAACTGTGGAGTGTGACGTTCGACACACTGGTGGTCGCACTGCAAAAGCGTCTCGAACCTTTTATgctcaat GCTCCATTTTACCACTGACTATCAGCGATACATCAGAAGAATTTCTTGAGGGATATCCCAAAAAAATAACCTGCACTTCCTCATACACATGCTCTCAACATAAACCAACTCTCACATGGAACGATGGTAGCATGCCAGCCTCCACTACTGACATCAAGAGTGGAAATGCTCAGTGGCAAACTGTCTCCACGCTGACATTCACAGCATCAACTAATGACCATGGAAGATCTCTGACATGCTATGCACGCTTCAATGGAGGAGAGACGCAGCAAACAAGCATTACCCTACGAGTTAAGA GAAATATGCTGTCCCGGGGTTGGTCCTTCACCACCCCTGGCAGCATCACAGGTATGAGAGGTTCCTGTGTCATCATTCCTTGCAGATTCACTTACAGTACCTCTCAACCGGCTGACCTCCAAGTTATATGGTTCTTGTACCAGAGCAATGGATACCCACCTGTATTTAGCCAAAGACAGGATGTTATTAGTAAGTTTCGTGGGATAACCAGCTTGACTGGATCTGTGAGCGAGGGGAATTGTAGTCTTAAGATTGAGAGCCTAGAGATGTCACACAACCAGGAGAGACTTTATCCATGGGTGGATAAGAACCCAATTACCTCCTACCACACCCAAGGTTTCACATTTTATGATAAAACGACTCAACTTATTGTTTCAG ACCATGCCCAGGACCCACAGCTGAGTCTCAATGGTATCCCCAGGGTGGGAGAGCAGAGCACAGTGTCCTGCAGTGTGCAGCAtacatgtctctctcttccaccCATCCTGAGTCTAACTGGCATACCTGGAACCGACCATGTTATGGACACTCTGGTATCTGATGAGATTTGGGAGAGGAAAGTGGAGCGAACATGGAGTGTAACAGAGGAAAACCAGGGTGTGAAGTGTACTGTTAGTTACCATGGTGGTCAGAAAGCCACAAGTGAGCTCAAGCTCAATGTCCAAT GTCCGTATGACGACATCAGGATGGATGAGTGGCAAGGCGAGGCGACAGAGGGTGTGgcaaagagtgtgatttgcTCTGTTTCCTACAAGTGCGagaaaaatacaccaaacaTTGTGTGGaattacaaaaacatgcagtatTCATTACACACTGAAGAAATCTCTAGCAACACCTACAAAACAGTGTCAAATCTAACCTTCATTGGCTCTCTAGAGGATGATGGTAAATCTTTGACCTGCACTGCTCGGTTTATCACTGGGGAGACTTCAGACTCTGTAACACTTCATATAAAAA AATATGAAAAACCAATTGAAGAAACAGATCCACATGAAAGAGACA TGTTGAGCAATCTGGCTGCTGACGTTCCTTTCAGATTCACCGCCCTTACCCGCTCCTGTGTGGTGATTCCCTGCAGCTTCGAGCACCACGAGGTTCTGCCTATGACACGTGGGATCTGGTCCAAAAAAGCCGGGGGTGTTGTCTATCATAATGGCAAGAGCAATGTGCTTGACCATTTCAAGGATCGCACCAAACTATTAGGACATCTGCAGGAGGGAAACTGCTCACTAGAGATTGATGACATCAAGCCCTTTGACAATGGGCCCTTCTGTTTCCAtgcagagagaggaaacgaTGGATACAAATTCAACaacagctgtgtttttattgttatgaaaG CTTCCCCAGACAAACCAGTGATGACCCCAGTCCCAGCAGAAGTCGATGCTGGCTCTACAATCACTGTCTCGTGTTCTGTAACGCACACATGTTCCTCACATCCTCCAGTGTTCTCATGGAGTGTCCATGAACTCACCACTGAGGTCACACACACCTGGACGCCGCAAGGCATCTGGGAGACAACTTCCACAATCACTTTcacagctgctggaggagacgGACCCCAAGACCTAACTTGCACTGCCATGTTCTGGCGTGGAAAGCAACAAGCCAGCACAGTCAAACTGAATGTGAAGG gATCCCTGATGTACCAGTTGAGAAGAAGTCTCCCAGTAGCTACTCCAGTCTCAATTCTAGTTCTGATTATTATCACCTTAGCTGCAGTGTTTGGAGTAGTCATCTATAGGAGAAG GAGGCATACTGATGATTCTATGAGACCACCTCCTCGACCAGAGAAAAG GAGATCGCTATGGGGTAGATTATCCAG GCACTCCATTTGGAGCAGATTTTCCCG TAGAGCAGATGATGGTCGCATTGGTTGGCAAGCTGAGAGAAAACCCAA AAACAACACCACCACTATAAATTACGATCCTCcaatctccaaacgttttcctTCCCCAAAGGA TAATCGGAGACCTCCTCGCCCTGCCAAGCCTGAGGTTAACTATGCAGTGGTGAGTGGAAATGCCCAAATCACATgtacatga
- the LOC137191611 gene encoding uncharacterized protein isoform X3, with protein MSGHFLLSFCVLGYLFSNVRAWVVKMPSHIKGMKGSCLVIPCTFDYYQYPPMRPDRVVWYQYVNRGYPLVYDNWYPNAVIWIFNGKTSKYPSKYGKDCSLQINPVDWHHHRQKIYPWVDPENVGKSTYRFYDTTVTIEVVDRAEKPVITISGDMKVGQSVTVQCSVYHTCPTYPPKLSLNIPGRTRLTHSSLSDGTSKTTLTIKLNIVRDQQTVECDVRHTGGRTAKASRTFYAQCSILPLTISDTSEEFLEGYPKKITCTSSYTCSQHKPTLTWNDGSMPASTTDIKSGNAQWQTVSTLTFTASTNDHGRSLTCYARFNGGETQQTSITLRVKRNMLSRGWSFTTPGSITGMRGSCVIIPCRFTYSTSQPADLQVIWFLYQSNGYPPVFSQRQDVISKFRGITSLTGSVSEGNCSLKIESLEMSHNQERLYPWVDKNPITSYHTQGFTFYDKTTQLIVSDHAQDPQLSLNGIPRVGEQSTVSCSVQHTCLSLPPILSLTGIPGTDHVMDTLVSDEIWERKVERTWSVTEENQGVKCTVSYHGGQKATSELKLNVQCPYDDIRMDEWQGEATEGVAKSVICSVSYKCEKNTPNIVWNYKNMQYSLHTEEISSNTYKTVSNLTFIGSLEDDGKSLTCTARFITGETSDSVTLHIKKYEKPIEETDPHERDMLSNLAADVPFRFTALTRSCVVIPCSFEHHEVLPMTRGIWSKKAGGVVYHNGKSNVLDHFKDRTKLLGHLQEGNCSLEIDDIKPFDNGPFCFHAERGNDGYKFNNSCVFIVMKASPDKPVMTPVPAEVDAGSTITVSCSVTHTCSSHPPVFSWSVHELTTEVTHTWTPQGIWETTSTITFTAAGGDGPQDLTCTAMFWRGKQQASTVKLNVKGSLMYQLRRSLPVATPVSILVLIIITLAAVFGVVIYRRRRHTDDSMRPPPRPEKRRSLWGRLSRHSIWSRFSRRADDGRIGWQAERKPKNNTTTINYDPPISKRFPSPKDNRRPPRPAKPEVNYAVDYQVYGNI; from the exons ATGTCTGGCCATTTCCTCCTGAGCTTCTGTGTTCTAG GATACCTTTTCAGCAATGTCAGGGCTTGGGTTGTAAAGATGCCAAGCCATATCAAAGGGATGAAGGGTTCCTGCCTTGTCATCCCTTGCACATTTGACTACTATCAATACCCACCCATGAGACCAGACCGTGTGGTTTGGTACCAGTATGTGAACCGCGGATATCCTTTGGTTTATGACAATTGGTATCCAAATGCTGTCATTTGGATATTTAACGGCAAAACAAGTAAATATCCCTCAAAATATGGCAAAGACTGCAGTCTTCAAATCAACCCAGTGGATTGGCATCACCACAGACAGAAGATCTACCCCTGGGTAGATCCAGAGAATGTTGGGAAGAGTACCTACCGATTCTATGATACAACTGTAACAATTGAAGTAGTGG ACAGGGCAGAGAAACCAGTAATTACGATCTCTGGAGACATGAAGGTGGGACAGTCTGTGACAGTGCAATGCAGTGTTTATCACACCTGTCCCACATATCCACCAAAGCTGAGTCTCAACATCCCAGGACGCACCCGTCTCACTCATAGTTCCCTGTCTGATGGCACATCCAAAACCACCTTGACAATCAAGCTGAACATAGTGAGAGACCAGCAAACTGTGGAGTGTGACGTTCGACACACTGGTGGTCGCACTGCAAAAGCGTCTCGAACCTTTTATgctcaat GCTCCATTTTACCACTGACTATCAGCGATACATCAGAAGAATTTCTTGAGGGATATCCCAAAAAAATAACCTGCACTTCCTCATACACATGCTCTCAACATAAACCAACTCTCACATGGAACGATGGTAGCATGCCAGCCTCCACTACTGACATCAAGAGTGGAAATGCTCAGTGGCAAACTGTCTCCACGCTGACATTCACAGCATCAACTAATGACCATGGAAGATCTCTGACATGCTATGCACGCTTCAATGGAGGAGAGACGCAGCAAACAAGCATTACCCTACGAGTTAAGA GAAATATGCTGTCCCGGGGTTGGTCCTTCACCACCCCTGGCAGCATCACAGGTATGAGAGGTTCCTGTGTCATCATTCCTTGCAGATTCACTTACAGTACCTCTCAACCGGCTGACCTCCAAGTTATATGGTTCTTGTACCAGAGCAATGGATACCCACCTGTATTTAGCCAAAGACAGGATGTTATTAGTAAGTTTCGTGGGATAACCAGCTTGACTGGATCTGTGAGCGAGGGGAATTGTAGTCTTAAGATTGAGAGCCTAGAGATGTCACACAACCAGGAGAGACTTTATCCATGGGTGGATAAGAACCCAATTACCTCCTACCACACCCAAGGTTTCACATTTTATGATAAAACGACTCAACTTATTGTTTCAG ACCATGCCCAGGACCCACAGCTGAGTCTCAATGGTATCCCCAGGGTGGGAGAGCAGAGCACAGTGTCCTGCAGTGTGCAGCAtacatgtctctctcttccaccCATCCTGAGTCTAACTGGCATACCTGGAACCGACCATGTTATGGACACTCTGGTATCTGATGAGATTTGGGAGAGGAAAGTGGAGCGAACATGGAGTGTAACAGAGGAAAACCAGGGTGTGAAGTGTACTGTTAGTTACCATGGTGGTCAGAAAGCCACAAGTGAGCTCAAGCTCAATGTCCAAT GTCCGTATGACGACATCAGGATGGATGAGTGGCAAGGCGAGGCGACAGAGGGTGTGgcaaagagtgtgatttgcTCTGTTTCCTACAAGTGCGagaaaaatacaccaaacaTTGTGTGGaattacaaaaacatgcagtatTCATTACACACTGAAGAAATCTCTAGCAACACCTACAAAACAGTGTCAAATCTAACCTTCATTGGCTCTCTAGAGGATGATGGTAAATCTTTGACCTGCACTGCTCGGTTTATCACTGGGGAGACTTCAGACTCTGTAACACTTCATATAAAAA AATATGAAAAACCAATTGAAGAAACAGATCCACATGAAAGAGACA TGTTGAGCAATCTGGCTGCTGACGTTCCTTTCAGATTCACCGCCCTTACCCGCTCCTGTGTGGTGATTCCCTGCAGCTTCGAGCACCACGAGGTTCTGCCTATGACACGTGGGATCTGGTCCAAAAAAGCCGGGGGTGTTGTCTATCATAATGGCAAGAGCAATGTGCTTGACCATTTCAAGGATCGCACCAAACTATTAGGACATCTGCAGGAGGGAAACTGCTCACTAGAGATTGATGACATCAAGCCCTTTGACAATGGGCCCTTCTGTTTCCAtgcagagagaggaaacgaTGGATACAAATTCAACaacagctgtgtttttattgttatgaaaG CTTCCCCAGACAAACCAGTGATGACCCCAGTCCCAGCAGAAGTCGATGCTGGCTCTACAATCACTGTCTCGTGTTCTGTAACGCACACATGTTCCTCACATCCTCCAGTGTTCTCATGGAGTGTCCATGAACTCACCACTGAGGTCACACACACCTGGACGCCGCAAGGCATCTGGGAGACAACTTCCACAATCACTTTcacagctgctggaggagacgGACCCCAAGACCTAACTTGCACTGCCATGTTCTGGCGTGGAAAGCAACAAGCCAGCACAGTCAAACTGAATGTGAAGG gATCCCTGATGTACCAGTTGAGAAGAAGTCTCCCAGTAGCTACTCCAGTCTCAATTCTAGTTCTGATTATTATCACCTTAGCTGCAGTGTTTGGAGTAGTCATCTATAGGAGAAG GAGGCATACTGATGATTCTATGAGACCACCTCCTCGACCAGAGAAAAG GAGATCGCTATGGGGTAGATTATCCAG GCACTCCATTTGGAGCAGATTTTCCCG TAGAGCAGATGATGGTCGCATTGGTTGGCAAGCTGAGAGAAAACCCAA AAACAACACCACCACTATAAATTACGATCCTCcaatctccaaacgttttcctTCCCCAAAGGA TAATCGGAGACCTCCTCGCCCTGCCAAGCCTGAGGTTAACTATGCAGTG GATTACCAAGTATATGGCAATATTTGA